TCACGATACTCGCCAATAAGCGGCACAATGGGGTGGGCGTCCTCAATCTTCTCAAGCTGATCTGCCGCCGTAGAAAGTGTCGTCTTGGTTTTCTTGATTCCCTTCGTGGCAATGTGGAGTCGCTCAAACAGCACCTGCGCAAGCTGTGAAGGGGAGTTGATGTTAAATTCCTCCCCGGCTTCTTTATAGATACGCGCCGTAAGTCGCGCAATCTCTTTGGCAAACGTCCGGCCAAGCTCTTGGAGAAAATCTTTATCAACCAAAATGCCCGCGCACTCCATACGGTAGAGAATCGCCGCGGTCGGCACCTCGATCTGCTCAAACAAAGAAAGAAGACGGTCTTTCTTCAGACGTTCCGTAAGCACAGACGCAAGAGCACCCAACAGAGAAGCGCCTGTTTTCACACTCTTAGGGGAAAGCTCAGGAATGGACTGGCGTAGAGCATCAGAAACGACGAGAGGAAAATCGTGCGCACGTGTACCAGAGTGAAGAAGGTAGGAAGCAAGCATTGTATCGAACACCGGAGCTTTTGGTACTTCCTCTGGCGACACGTCAAGCGCGTGAAGAAGCGCTTTGTAGTCATGCGTCACAATGCGGTATGCTTTTTGCAGGCGGGCGAGAATTTTTTCGCACGTTTTTTTGTCGGGAGTTTCAAAGATCTCTACGTGATCCTCCTCCGCAATCGCCACAGCCCCAAGTGTGGAGCCAAATAAGTCAGGGGACTGGCGGGTAACGAGAATCCCCACAGCACCCTTCGGCAGAGACACGGATTTTTTGTGAGGCGCCGTCTCTTGCAATCGCGGGGATGCGGGAGATTCAAGACGACGAAGAAGAGTGCGAAATTCAAGCCCCTCAAAAAGTCGGCGAAGCGTCTCCGTGTCTGGCGCGGAGATTTTTGCTTCTGCAATGTCAAAAGTCATTGGCACGTCCCGGATAATCGTCACGAGCATTTTTGATTCCTTTGCGTCGGACTCGTGTTTGCGAAGTTTCTCTACGAGCGACGCCGAGAGATCCTTCGTCTTTCCCGTGCGCAGTGCCGTGTACAGTTTGTCGAGCGAGTGGAACTTTTTAAGAATCTCGGTCGCCGTCTTTTCGCCCACTCCTGGGATACCCTTCACGTTGTCGGAAACATCCCCACGCATTGCCTTGTAATCAATAAGTTGATCCGGATCAAGTGTGTAACGTTCGCGCACGGCCTTCGCGTCATACGTTTTTGTCTCGGACAAACCTTTCACAAAAAACAACACGTGCGTGTTGTGGTCCACCAGTTGCAGGGTGTCCAGATCTCCCGTCACGATGCGTGTATCAAAATTCTCCCTCTCGTCGCGCCGACTCACCGTGCCGATAACGTCATCCGCCTCGTATCCAGGGGCCTCAATCGAGGGGATGCCGTACGCAGTGAGAATTTCTTTGCAGAGCGGAATTTGGTCATAAAGTTCCTGCGGCTGTTTCACGCGTGTCGCTTTGTACGTCGCCACCGCCTCATGACGGAATGTCTTACCGGGGAGATCCCACGCTACAGCAAAATAATCCGGTTTATAGTCACGTAATATTTTGTCTACCACCATGGTAAATCCATAGGCCGCATGTACGACGCGTCCGTCACGCGTCGTCAGTGGGGGAAGCGCATGCCATGCACGGTGGAGTAGGGAATTACCGTCCAAAATATAGAGCGTCCGGCGTTTCATATGAGCTTTAGTGTAACACGGAAAATCGAAAGACCATCCGTGTGGATGGTCAGTGAGTGTGAGCGGCCGCCGCCGCTTCTCTCTCGGCCAATGAGGTCAGCATCGGTTCGAGGAGAAGCGGCGGGGCCGGGTCACGCGACTTGCGTCGCTAGTTGGCGTTGGCCGCCAAGGCGCCGTCGCCCTTGCCGGCGTCGGTCTTGGACGTCGGGCCCGTCGTGCTGGCGCTCCAGCCGTCGGTGGTGTCGTCGTCGGACTTGCCGAGCAGGGCCGCCGCCTGGAACTGGGTGCCCTGCAACGAGTCGCCGTCGATGACGAGGGTCTCGTCGCCGTTGCAGAAGGCCACGTTGCCGTTCGTCGAGACGCCGAGGACGTCGAGATTGCGCAGATCGTCGGGCAGGTCGACCCGGTTGGTGGTCTGCCCCGTCTTGATCTTGCCGCCCTTCATGTCGATCTCGATGATCTCGTCCTGCGTGGAGACCGAGTAGCTGGTGAAGTTCTCGCCCCAGCACTTGCTCAGCATCTTGATGGGGCTCTGCGTCTCGTAGCTCTCCGTCCAGTTGCCGTCGCTGGTCGCGACCCAGTTCATGATGCCAAACGTCCAGATCTTGCGGCTGCCCACGATCGCGGCCGCGATCCAGCCGTCGCCGGTGACGGTCCACGTGAAGCTGACGCCGTCCGTGAAGGGCAGGGCGATCATGGTGATCTTCTTGCCCACCAGGAGACCGAGAACCTTCGCGCCGCGCGAGATCATGTTGATCTTGTTGCTCCGGCCGTCCCCGTAGGTGAGCCCGTCGAAGCCGGCCCAGCGCAGGGCGCGCTTGAGCGCGCTCACGACGTAGTTCGTCTGGTCGTTGTCGATCTTGTCGTCGAGCGCGAAGACCGTCGTGTAGTCCATCCCCGTCGGGCGCGTGCGGCCGATGCCGGCGAAGTAGCGGTAGCTCTGGAGGTACTCGACCGTCACGCTCACGGCGCGGTCGATCAGCTTGAGCGGGATCGTGACGAGCACGAGCAGGAGCGCCGTGGCCGTGGGACGGAACCCGAAGCTCGTGATCTGGTCGGGGTCCTTCACCGTGGAGCGGGCGATCTTGTCGACGAACGCCGGGGGGCCGTAGGCGGTGCCGGGGGCCTGGATCTTGATCGAACGGGAGCGGAGGTCGGACATGCGAACTGCCTCTTTCGGGGCAGGGTGTAAACCGATGGGGAGTGGCGGCACGGACAATGCAGGCGGCCAGTTGATTCCCCTTGGGCTAGGATCCGGTCCACGGAACCCTATGCGAAGAGCCCTCCTCCTCGCACGAAACAGCAAACATTTAAAGGACCGTCTGGGTCCTGTGTTTTACCCAGAAAACTTCTGCGTAAAGCACAGGACCCACAGAATGGGCCGAAGTGTACGTTCCCGCCGTCCCCCCGTCAAGCCCAATAGTCCACCATCTCTCTTAGTGATCTCTTAGAGAGATCGTGTCTGGGCGTATTGATTTCTTCCATAAAAGAGGGTAGCATCGGCATGCCAAAGGCCCCGGTAGCTCAACTGGATAGAGCAGGAGGGTTCTAACCTCAAGATTGTAGGTTCGAGTCCTACCCGGGGCACCACTGGATTTGCTTCGCTCGCTCATACTTCGATAAACTTAGTATAGTCCTGAGCTCGTCAATGAGTCATGGTCATTGACCGCTGATGAACCGCCCACCCTCTCCGCATATGGTGCCTATAGCACAATGGTAGTGCACCGGGTTGTGGTCCCGGCTACGAGAGTTCGATCCTCTCTAGGCACCCCACAAAAAATCCTCTCGGAGGATTTTTTGTTTAAACAATCTTCTTGACGCAGGCATTATTATGGCATTATAATGCCTCTATATGATGGAACGAAAAATTATTAGGGTTGGGACGTCAGCCGCGGTGATCCTGCCGCAAGGGATGCTTAAGGAAGCCGGAGTAAAGATTGGGGATGTCGCTCAGGTGGCCATTTCGAAACCTTGGAAACGTGCCGCCTCAACTCCGAAGCACCCAAACATCTTGAAGATTGCAGAGGAGGTCATCGAAGAGTACCGGCCACTTCTAAAAAAGCTCGCTGGCGCATAGGTGTGGTCTACCTTACCGCCGAGCAGATTTTAGTGATCCATCGTTTCGTTCTGGAACAAACGACAGGATCCGATGGGGTTCGGGATATGGGGTTGCTTTTGTCTCTTGCACATAAACCACAGACCATGTTTGGGGGAGAAGACGTCTATCCAGATCTTTTTCAGAAAGCCGCTGTTTTGTTCGAGGCATTGGCCAACTATCATGTATTCGTTGATGGAAACAAGCGAACGGCTTTTACCTGTACCGAGATTTTTTTGAGAGCCAATGGAAAACGTTTACATATCACCGTGGACCAAGGGTACCGCTTCGTTCTCCAAGTCGCGCCGAAACAAAAAACCATTCAGGAAATTACCCGCTGGTTGGAAGATCACGCTCGTTAACTTTTCCGATGAAATTTCTTGTGCACCTCACGTAACGTTTTGTCCGTAACATGTGTGTACACTTGGGTCGTTGTGATGGAAGCGTGACCAAGCATGGCCTGCACAGAACGGATGTCGGCGCCGTTGCGCAAAAGCGTCGTCGCGTATGTATGGCGAAGCACATGCGGCGTAATGCGCTTCGTAATCCCTGCAGCTTTTGCATAACGCTCTACAAGACGTTGAACGGAGCGTGGGGTAAGCGCCGCGCCGCCCTCGCGTTTTCCCGCCGCACGGTCGTGACTCGCAAAAAGAAATGGCGAGGCATCGGTCCGCTTATCAAGATAGCGCGCGAGCCACAGACGCGCATCATCCGACAAGAAAACAACGCGCGTCTTTCCCCCCTTTCCGCGAATAGTAAATTCATCACGCTTTAGGTTCACGTGCTCTGCGTGCAGGCCACAAAGCTCCGAGACCCGGAGACCAGAGGCAAACAGCGTTTCGAGGATCGCTCGATCGCGCAAACGAGAGATCGGCACTTTCTCCCACGCCCCTGTGCGCAAGGGCGCCTCAAGCAAACGCCCCAATTCATCTTCTTCCAAAAAATCAATGTGGCGAGACACCTGTTTGGCAAGTTCTATTTTTTCTGCCGGAAGCGTAGAAACATCTTTACGCGCGAGGTACTTTAAAAAACTGCGGAGCGCAATCAAATGATAATTTTGTGTCGTCGCACGGAGATTTTCGCTCTCCCGTCCATGAAGTTCCCGATTAAGCCACAAGCGGTACTTGCGCACAACCTCTTGGGTAAGTGCCGCGGGGTCTTTGAGTTTTGACCATGATAAAAACCGCCGCAGATAAAAATCGTAGTTGCGAATCGTTTTTGGCGACCGACCCTTTTCGATTTCGAGGTACTCAAGGAAGTCCGTGACAAGCTGTGCCAATGTCATAATAGAAAGCATTATACGACACATCCCGCGTCAAAACTACGTTCGACGTTGGCCAATCCTCGTTGACAGGGCCCATAACAGGGATTAGACTCTGGAAAGCCGACCATGGTGGTTCGGTGCTCAGCGCAGGCAAAGCGCACGGGGGAAGCCATAGTGAAAATCTTACCCCTTCTCCTCACGGTCATCGAAGAGTACCGGAACCCATTCAACCAGATCCTCTTCCTG
This genomic stretch from Candidatus Uhrbacteria bacterium harbors:
- the polA gene encoding DNA polymerase I; this encodes MKRRTLYILDGNSLLHRAWHALPPLTTRDGRVVHAAYGFTMVVDKILRDYKPDYFAVAWDLPGKTFRHEAVATYKATRVKQPQELYDQIPLCKEILTAYGIPSIEAPGYEADDVIGTVSRRDERENFDTRIVTGDLDTLQLVDHNTHVLFFVKGLSETKTYDAKAVRERYTLDPDQLIDYKAMRGDVSDNVKGIPGVGEKTATEILKKFHSLDKLYTALRTGKTKDLSASLVEKLRKHESDAKESKMLVTIIRDVPMTFDIAEAKISAPDTETLRRLFEGLEFRTLLRRLESPASPRLQETAPHKKSVSLPKGAVGILVTRQSPDLFGSTLGAVAIAEEDHVEIFETPDKKTCEKILARLQKAYRIVTHDYKALLHALDVSPEEVPKAPVFDTMLASYLLHSGTRAHDFPLVVSDALRQSIPELSPKSVKTGASLLGALASVLTERLKKDRLLSLFEQIEVPTAAILYRMECAGILVDKDFLQELGRTFAKEIARLTARIYKEAGEEFNINSPSQLAQVLFERLHIATKGIKKTKTTLSTAADQLEKIEDAHPIVPLIGEYRELAKLKSTYVDALPELVGKDGRIHTTFNQAVAATGRLSSSEPNLQNIPIRTEIGRQIRRAFVAPRGRVFVSADYSQIELRIAAIMAKDKPFLEAFKSGADVHTHTAAQMFGIPDGEVTKDQRRAAKAINFGILYGMGPRALSRNAGVSFEEARNYIARYFEIHHAIADYIAETKIKVRTDGYVETLSGRRRYIPEISSGVPQLVAAAERMAVNMPIQGTEADILKEAMITAEAYIQEHMKEKARMLLQVHDELLFEVIDGATEEFSKKIKKIMEGVVSYEIPMVVEVHTGKNWGEIK
- a CDS encoding type II toxin-antitoxin system death-on-curing family toxin; protein product: MVYLTAEQILVIHRFVLEQTTGSDGVRDMGLLLSLAHKPQTMFGGEDVYPDLFQKAAVLFEALANYHVFVDGNKRTAFTCTEIFLRANGKRLHITVDQGYRFVLQVAPKQKTIQEITRWLEDHAR
- a CDS encoding tyrosine-type recombinase/integrase codes for the protein MTLAQLVTDFLEYLEIEKGRSPKTIRNYDFYLRRFLSWSKLKDPAALTQEVVRKYRLWLNRELHGRESENLRATTQNYHLIALRSFLKYLARKDVSTLPAEKIELAKQVSRHIDFLEEDELGRLLEAPLRTGAWEKVPISRLRDRAILETLFASGLRVSELCGLHAEHVNLKRDEFTIRGKGGKTRVVFLSDDARLWLARYLDKRTDASPFLFASHDRAAGKREGGAALTPRSVQRLVERYAKAAGITKRITPHVLRHTYATTLLRNGADIRSVQAMLGHASITTTQVYTHVTDKTLREVHKKFHRKS